The following are encoded together in the Danaus plexippus chromosome 15, MEX_DaPlex, whole genome shotgun sequence genome:
- the LOC116766386 gene encoding uncharacterized protein LOC116766386: protein MKTEYLSDDLFDEGHLKLFAPFRFCQLIFGSCRIDARDRFVTAPTWGQKAYTVIILILVAVLQLYIICHYVSQLYDYPIVYHINVLFTALNSILYALNIIHLRFTNNERNVKFYIKTQKIDRKLKISDNNPCIIFLYNVNLCSVVFVIVTSLIVFFVVYIYNTELFVSFSGLFFCQLTSLIELMFCSNIIIYFYMRFRFINAIIRNHLKGLPYKKGRNTKFFIPTRSNMRYLVASLHDFSTSQIDEYLKDIFDAHLQFQELYRWQVLLFCFKFVSMAILAFEYLLLLKKHNIIKWIDFMLLTLLTAVDLFMIIVICIRCEAFSSEIKDIKRLCTTILSLHYEGPLRDKARKMIKLIDEKPHHISIYDMWNMDASTMLNMINVVTTLLVTLLQFALL, encoded by the exons atgaaaacAGAATACTTATCAGACGACCTCTTCGACGAGGgccatttaaaattgtttgctCCTTTTCGTTtttgtcaattaatttttggGTCCTGTAGAATAGATGCAAGAGATAGATTTGTTACAGCGCCGACATGGGGCCAAAAAGCTTATACAGTCATAATTTTAATCCTAGTCGCAGTTTTGCAACTATACATTATATGTCATTATGTCTCACAACTTTATGATTATCCAATCGTATATCATATCAACGTCTTGTTTACGGCCCTGAATTCAATTCTATACGCTTTGAATATTATCCATTTAAGATTTACGAATAATGAGAGAAATGTAAAATTCTACATAAAGACTCAAAAAATAGATCGCAAATTGAAAATTTCCGATAACAATCCCTgcatcatttttttatacaatgttaATCTCTGTTCCGTGGTTTTTGTAATTGTTACGagcttaattgttttttttgtggtctacatatataatacCGAATTATTTGTTAGCTTTTCTGGTCTCTTCTTCTGTCAGCTAACTAGCTTGATAGAACTGATGTTTTgttctaatattataatatatttctatatgcGGTTCCGCTTTATTAACGCTATAATAAGGAATCATCTCAAAGGCTTACCTTATAAAAAAGGAAGGAATACGAAGTTTTTTATCCCTACTAGAAGTAACATGCGCTATTTAGTGGCAAGTTTACACGATTTTAGCACCAGTCAAATTGATGAATATTTGAAAGATATATTTGATGCACATCTCCAATTTCAAGAATTGTACAGATGGCag GTTTTActgttttgtttcaaatttgtgTCAATGGCAATATTGGCTTTCgaatatctattattattgaaaaaacataAC ATTATAAAGTGGATAGACTTTATGCTTCTAACTTTGTTGACTGCCGTGGATCTTTTTATGATCATTGTAATTTGTATCCGCTGCGAAGCTTTCAGTTCGGAAATTAAGGACATTAAACGACTTTGCACTACTATCCTTTCCTTACATTACGAAG gacCACTAAGAGATAAGGCGaggaaaatgataaaattgatAGATGAAAAACCACACCATATATCGATTTACGACATGTGGAACATGGACGCGTCAACGATGCTGAACATGATCAACGTGGTCACTACGTTACTTGTCACGCTCTTGCAGTTTGCGCTTCTTTAA